A stretch of the Acanthochromis polyacanthus isolate Apoly-LR-REF ecotype Palm Island chromosome 22, KAUST_Apoly_ChrSc, whole genome shotgun sequence genome encodes the following:
- the LOC127531946 gene encoding uncharacterized protein LOC127531946 isoform X1 gives MKTTLIEIMNEKQKEYLGHMDAQMEYILTQFKATLSWRLKHHHTEVLQEISTLLAPVTGSVACLYEEFTRLQGELSHCSKLVKDMAEEFIARSQPNQTDMVDQSTSIVFQDLPPIVTFSRSRLESTARHPAIGEQTAPVLTPLPLKKSRETGKSPIKLQFPTYGKLEDPSDPLQYLERCEDYSLNSLSDEELMATLRNVLHGTARDWWDVARHKIHTWTDFQDQFRAAFLSEDYEDELAERIRTRVQGENESIRDFVYMYHSLCRRWKSNIEEEDIIKLILKHINPSLASQLRSSRVTTVDELVRLGQQLEQDRDNQHHYDQRRHEAATPRPAESRPPTTEQTVRPKTQNYNQKRPPEPFCWRCKGNHLPVVCPHGGSNRTSSPQGPSQPVARPSPVQNNPATVGSLTTSEPQSEVGVAFPTSGRSLPVQLRVPVTLGPWQGTAILDTGSSYTLVNERVWSELNGNIQPWERGPLYLADGQERQPFGWSEIIITVQSRAIRLPCVILPVQSLAFSVVLGLDFISLSGLQFDVSEQRYWFKFNQRKHYQFLQESATLSNSPSHQVAFFSAVAPTQLLTTPSCLDLFQNAVTQAHLDEFGKRLLYCQLQENSAVCTDVLGCTEVLTHKIYLSHDLPIKQKPYRVSPAKLQVIKEHVDDMLKRNIIEPSSSPYAAPVVLVPKKSDPKPRFCVDFRKVNAATQTDSYPLPNIQEILESLAGARIFTTLDLNSGYWQVKMDPDSCEKTAFVCPYGLFQFKVMPFGLKNAPATFQRLMEIVLGELRGNICFVYLDDIIIYSHSHLQHQQDIQKVLDKLREANLTVNMKKSQFFRTSLTFLGHVVSSDGVAVDTEKSKAVQDFPVPQNLKQLQRFLGMAGWYHRFVPNFSTLTEPLNALKRKGAKYIWTPTCQTSFEKLKQHLTSPPILGHPDFNLPFVVYTDASDVGLGAVLAQQTGLGTEQVLAFASRTLNAAERNYSTTEQECLAVVWAIEKWRYYLEGRHFTVITDHSSLVWVFKTQKPSTRLIRWALRLQEFSFTVEYRKGKSNIVPDALSRAPLEMEFPRATCAAVLRSNRGVIPSHFNKSEEILLHDLL, from the coding sequence atgaaaaccaCTCTCATAGAGataatgaatgagaaacagaaagagtaTTTGGGACATATGGACGCTCAGATGGAGTACATTCTCACTCAGTTCAAAGCGACGTTGAGTTGGAGATTGAAACATCATCATACGGAGGTTCTCCAGGAAATCAGCACCCTGCTTGCCCCAGTGACTGGAAGTGTTGCCTGTTTATATGAGGAGTTCACCCGCTTGCAGGGGGAGCTCTCTCATTGTTCTAAATTAGTTAAAGACATGGCAGAGGAATTTATTGCAAGAAGTCAACCTAACCAGACAGATATGGTAGATCAATCCACTTCAATTGTTTTCCAAGACCTGCCACCTATAGTCACTTTTAGCAGGTCAAGACTTGAGTCTACAGCTCGTCATCCAGCAATTGGAGAACAAACGGCGCCAGTCCTTACCCCCTTgcctttaaagaaaagcagagagACAGGGAAAAGCCCAATTAAGTTACAATTTCCTACATATGGGAAATTAGAGGATCCTTCAGACCCATTACAGTATTTAGAGCGCTGTGAAGACTATTCGCTTAACTCACTGTCCGATGAAGAGCTGATGGCCACACTACGTAACGTGCTACACGGTACAGCCAGAGATTGGTGGGATGTTGCAAGGCATAAAATTCACACTTGGACAGATTTCCAAGACCAGTTCCGAGCTGCGTTCCTCTCTGAGGACTATGAAGATGAGCTCGCTGAAAGGATACGAACTCGAGTTCAAGGAGAAAATGAAAGTATTAGAGACTTTGTATATATGTATCACTCACTGTGCAGACGCTGGAAATCGAATATTGAGGAGGAAGATATTATTAAGTTGATTCTAAAACATATCAATCCCTCCTTGGCCAGCCAACTGCGTAGTAGCCGAGTCACCACTGTGGACGAGCTTGTTCGTTTGGGCCAGCAGTTGGAACAAGATCGAGATAATCAACATCACTATGATCAACGGAGGCATGAAGCTGCAACACCCAGGCCTGCTGAATCTCGACCACCAACCACTGAACAAACTGTGCGGCCGAAGACACAGAATTATAATCAAAAACGGCCACCTGAACCATTCTGTTGGCGATGTAAGGGGAACCATTTACCTGTCGTTTGTCCACATGGAGGCTCTAATCGGACCTCATCACCACAAGGTCCTTCTCAGCCGGTAGCTAGACCATCTCCGGTCCAAAACAATCCTGCCACCGTTGGGTCTCTTACTACTTCGGAACCCCAGAGTGAAGTTGGGGTTGCTTTTCCCACCTCGGGTCGATCTCTGCCAGTCCAGTTAAGAGTTCCTGTGACCCTTGGACCTTGGCAAGGAACTGCTATCCTGGACACAGGATCTTCATATACTCTGGTCAATGAAAGGGTGTGGTCAGAACTTAATGGAAATATTCAGCCCTGGGAGAGAGGGCCTTTGTATTTGGCTGATGGACAAGAAAGACAACCGTTTGGATGGAGCGAAATAATCATTACTGTACAATCCCGAGCCATTAGACTACCTTGTGTAATCCTGCCCGTTCAAAGCCTTGCTTTTTCTGTGGTGCTGGGTCTTGATTTCATATCCCTTTCCGGTCTACAATTTGATGTTTCGGAGCAGAGATACTGGTTTAAATTTAACCAGAGAAAACACTATCAGTTCCTGCAAGAGTCAGCCACATTGTCAAACTCACCCTCACATCAGGTTGCCTTCTTCTCTGCTGTTGCTCCAACCCAATTATTAACAACTCCATCATGCCTTGATCTCTTCCAGAACGCTGTCACCCAGGCTCACCTAGACGAATTTGGTAAAAGATTATTATATTGCCAACTTCAGGAAAACTCTGCTGTGTGTACTGACGTTTTGGGATGTACAGAGGTACTTACCCATAAAATTTACCTCTCGCATGATTTGCCCATTAAACAAAAACCTTACAGAGTTTCTCCGGCCAAACTCCAAGTAATTAAAGAACATGTGGATGACATGCTTAAAAGGAACATCATTGAGCCCTCATCCTCACCATATGCAGCTCCAGTTGTTCTGGTACCAAAaaaaagtgaccccaaacctcgcttttgtgttgatttcagGAAGGTCAATGCTGCTACTCAGACGGACTCATATCCTCTGCCCAACATCCAAGAGATCCTGGAATCACTGGCTGGAGCTAGGATTTTTACCACTCTAGACCTTAACAGTGGATACTGGCAGGTCAAAATGGATCCAGACAGTTGTGAGAAGACTGCCTTTGTATGTCCATAtggtttatttcagtttaaagtGATGCCATTTGGATTAAAAAATGCCCCCGCTACTTTCCAGCGGTTGATGGAGATTGTCCTTGGAGAGCTGCGTGGAAATATCTGTTTTGTTTATCTTGATGACATTATCATCTACTCCCACTCTCATCTACAACATCAACAGGACATACAAAAGGTTTTGGATAAATTGCGTGAAGCTAACCTCACAGTCAACATGAAGAAAAGCCAGTTTTTCCGGACTTCACTTACATTTCTGGGACATGTTGTGTCATCTGACGGTGTAGCAGTGGACACCGAGAAGAGCAAAGCTGTGCAGGATTTTCCCGTCCCTCAGAACCTGAAACAGCTTCAGAGATTTTTGGGCATGGCTGGCTGGTATCATAGATTTGTACCAAACTTCTCCACACTTACAGAACCATTAAATGCACTAAAAAGGAAGGGAGCAAAGTATATTTGGACTCCTACATGCCAAACTTCATTTGAGAAATTAAAACAGCATTTGACCTCTCCGCCAATCCTTGGACATCCTGATTTTAACTTGCCCTTTGTGGTTTATACCGATGCCAGTGATGTTGGTTTAGGAGCTGTGCTGGcccaacaaactggactggggACAGAGCAAGTGCTCGCCTTTGCCAGCCGTACCCTAAACGCAGCAGAGCGGAATTACTCCACTACTGAGCAGGAGTGCCTAGCTGTAGTTTGGGCGATTGAAAAATGGCGTTATTACCTGGAGGGGCGTCACTTTACTGTGATTACGGATCATTCTTCTCTTGTctgggtttttaaaacacagaagcCAAGTACAAGGCTCATTCGTTGGGCCTTGCGCCTCCAAGAATTCTCATTTACGGTTGAGTATCGAAAAGGGAAATCCAATATTGTTCCTGATGCTCTATCACGAGCTCCATTGGAAATGGAGTTTCCCCGTGCCACCTGTGCTGCTGTGCTCCGTTCTAACAGaggagtcattccatctcatttcaacaaatctgaggaaattttgttgcatgacctcctctga
- the LOC127532011 gene encoding zinc finger protein 568-like isoform X3, producing MNEKYQSDKVMMCSVEYLRELISDRLAAAAGEIFSEFEKTIVQYQDEIDRQRRLLDVIWKPHIPLQPIELPQSYVCENEKTVVDHQPHDREKNSMVDHEDPEPLRIKDQQEELCTSQDQSNPEISQIKMEQEELCTSLDQLDSGLPQIKVEQDELCSSQEEELIGLKQETDTFEVTPADEESDHSEPKSNSDQLLFHISCVAESPDQEGSKDVDSGSTRCIEQKPRHQSNNSHSNDVDNAPTSARQCDNDKARKCTKCEVCGKAFSRKSNLIRHHRTHTGEKPYSCGTCGKSFSQRTHLTEHMKCHTGEKPYVCKTCGKRFSGSSAHYKHMAVHKMGKQYSCGTCG from the exons atgaatgagaaatatcagagcgATAAAGTAATgatgtgttcagttgagtatctgagagagttgatcagcgacagactagctgctgctgctggagaaatattctcagagtttgaaaaaaccatcgtccagtaccaggatgagatcgatcgtcagcgcagactgctggatgtcatctggaaaccacacatccccttacaacccatag agctcccacagtcttatgtctgtgagaatgagaagactgttgttgaccatcagccccatgaccGGGAGAAAAACTCCATGGTGGATcatgaggacccagagcctctACGGATTAAAGAccagcaggaggaactctgcactagtcaggaccaatcaaacccagagatttctcaaattaaaatggagcaggaagaattgtgcaccagtctggaccaattagACTCAgggttaccacaaattaaagtggaacaggatgaactctgctccagtcaggaggaagagttaattggattgaaacaggagactgatacctttgaggtgactcctgctgatgaggaaagtgaccacagtgaaccaaaatcaaacagtgatcagctcctgtttcacatctcttgtgtagctgagagcccagatcaggaaggaagcaaggatgtagactcaggatcaactagatgtatcgagcagaaaccaagacatcagagtaacaacagtcacagtaatgatgtagacaatgctccaacatcagcgagacagtgtgataatgacaaggcaagaaaatgtacaaaatgcgaggtctgtggaaaagcttttagtcgtaaatcaaatttaatcagacatcacagaacccacacaggtgagaagccgtattcttgtggaacctgtggaaaaagcttcagtcaacggacCCATTTGACTGaacacatgaaatgtcacacaggtgagaagccgtatgtttgtaaaacttgtggaaaaagattttctggtTCATCGGCACATTATAAgcacatggcagttcacaaaatgggaaagcaatattcttgtggaacctgtggataA